The following proteins are encoded in a genomic region of Desulfosporosinus youngiae DSM 17734:
- a CDS encoding ammonia-forming cytochrome c nitrite reductase subunit c552: protein MNKKVKLITLISLGVLMVILLGIYSVPKLLDSGKTAAAQSTEIIAQTKLPSPQPKLDSFIPISEQYQESVHSTALNTLLEEMKKPDHHVQPRCFQCHSYEYAMAPMDGKPAVAQLNSSIGCADCHKIDNLGAYTLKDENVTELCSSCHTGMSSGTVKPGGSWHHPHGEMFKGIGAIGLPEMPDGRYKEGISCAECHMTNQNHTFEATLPSKAMEEKRITSCNLCHANEDEQEFAERIDKLQEDFKAQDEQYMNRLASVNEALAKNKDNPDYSEANNLYGRLFTNLTLIEADASWGIHNLNYTKAIMADVEANLPRLEEMIK from the coding sequence ATGAATAAAAAGGTTAAATTAATAACTCTTATATCTTTGGGAGTGCTTATGGTGATATTACTGGGGATATATTCGGTTCCCAAACTGTTGGATTCCGGCAAAACTGCTGCCGCTCAGTCAACGGAAATAATTGCTCAAACTAAATTGCCGTCCCCACAACCTAAGCTGGATTCATTTATACCCATTTCGGAACAGTATCAAGAAAGCGTTCATTCGACTGCCTTGAATACCCTGCTTGAAGAAATGAAAAAGCCGGATCATCATGTACAGCCACGCTGTTTTCAATGCCATTCTTATGAGTATGCCATGGCGCCGATGGATGGCAAACCGGCGGTTGCTCAACTGAATTCATCGATTGGCTGCGCTGACTGCCATAAGATTGATAATTTGGGTGCCTATACCTTAAAGGATGAAAATGTAACGGAATTATGTTCCAGCTGTCATACGGGCATGTCCAGCGGCACGGTTAAGCCGGGAGGGTCCTGGCATCATCCCCATGGAGAAATGTTTAAAGGCATAGGTGCCATAGGGCTTCCCGAAATGCCTGATGGTCGCTATAAGGAAGGGATAAGTTGTGCGGAATGCCATATGACCAATCAAAACCATACCTTTGAAGCGACTCTTCCCAGTAAAGCGATGGAAGAGAAACGAATTACCTCCTGCAATCTTTGTCATGCCAATGAAGATGAGCAGGAATTTGCTGAGCGCATTGACAAGCTGCAGGAGGACTTTAAAGCCCAGGATGAGCAGTATATGAATCGATTGGCTAGTGTTAATGAGGCCTTGGCTAAAAATAAGGATAACCCGGATTATTCAGAGGCCAATAATTTATATGGCAGACTGTTCACGAATCTAACCTTGATTGAGGCTGATGCCAGCTGGGGAATTCATAACTTAAATTATACTAAGGCGATCATGGCCGATGTTGAAGCAAACCTGCCAAGATTAGAAGAAATGATCAAGTGA